The following coding sequences lie in one Listeria ivanovii subsp. londoniensis genomic window:
- a CDS encoding carbohydrate ABC transporter permease translates to MVGMTRKKTLFWLCIFLLPNLLGFLIFIAIPILGSLGISFTDWDLVSTIHFTGFDNYKRLFNDPEFWKSFRNTITFIIGYLPSVMILGLACALMLNQKIKLRPFFRAVYFLPVITSWVAVSLVWKWLFNPTYGLINYFLSLIGITGPDWLTDPHTAMIAVIITSAWKDIGFVMVLFLGGLQNISPSYYEAANMDGASKLRQLFSITIPLLTPTTFFVTIISLINSFQVFDQVMIMTEGGPSGATMTLVQNIYNHAFRYFEMGYASAMSWILFIVIFIITIIQNKLQKRWSNY, encoded by the coding sequence ATGGTTGGTATGACTAGGAAGAAAACTCTCTTTTGGCTGTGTATTTTCTTATTGCCTAATTTACTAGGTTTTCTTATTTTTATCGCAATTCCAATCCTAGGCTCACTCGGTATTAGTTTTACCGATTGGGACCTAGTTAGCACAATTCACTTTACCGGATTTGACAATTATAAAAGATTATTCAATGACCCGGAATTTTGGAAGTCATTTAGAAATACCATCACATTTATTATTGGTTACTTGCCTAGTGTCATGATTCTTGGTTTAGCGTGTGCATTAATGTTAAATCAAAAAATCAAACTTAGACCATTTTTCCGAGCGGTGTATTTCCTGCCCGTAATTACTTCATGGGTAGCAGTTTCGCTAGTATGGAAATGGTTGTTCAATCCGACTTATGGACTTATCAACTACTTCTTATCATTAATTGGTATCACTGGTCCAGACTGGTTGACAGATCCGCATACGGCGATGATTGCTGTTATTATTACGAGTGCGTGGAAAGATATTGGTTTTGTGATGGTGCTATTTTTAGGCGGATTACAAAATATTTCTCCATCTTATTATGAAGCAGCTAATATGGACGGCGCATCAAAACTTCGCCAGTTATTTTCTATTACTATCCCACTGCTTACACCAACCACATTCTTTGTGACGATAATTTCTCTAATCAACTCATTTCAGGTGTTTGACCAGGTGATGATTATGACAGAAGGTGGTCCAAGTGGAGCAACAATGACGCTAGTTCAAAATATTTACAACCATGCATTTAGATACTTTGAAATGGGCTATGCCTCCGCGATGAGTTGGATCTTGTTTATTGTTATTTTCATCATTACAATTATTCAAAATAAACTTCAAAAAAGGTGGTCCAATTACTAA
- a CDS encoding glycoside hydrolase family 31 protein, which produces MDASTSFAILPSNVKEKIAFPHEINCVKTASWANNCLTGTLDTGYFSCYFVNEKIARVIVNPFGEADSTASIAAIHDTAKQAAEFDEASDYYQLQFADKQIIIYKDTFQIIMKQAGKVIFQTEGLAVNRNKEHQISIQSRPETAIFGLGEKTGGLNKAGSIISMWNTDVYSPHNKDTVEIYQSIPFMIADTEETTYGLFYDNSYRTEFDFQSYEDKYTILAEGGQANFYVVFGADVKEVVASYTDLTGKTPLPPKWSLGYHQSRYSYTSEEEVERIANTFKEKEIPLDCVFMDIHYMDDFRVFTFNPDTFPNGPELIARLREKNIDVVPIVDPGIKKDVNYPVYQEGIKHNYFCRKLEGEIYYGEVWPGISAFPDFLSTTVQNWWGNLHKFYTDLGIRGIWNDMNEPSVFNESKTMDLDVVHDLDGKNVTHKEAHNLYGLYMSKATFEGLKRLVPNERPFSLTRAGYAGVQRYSAVWTGDNRSHWEHLEMSLPMIMNLGLSGVAFTGADVGGFSSDCTKEMLIRWTQAGAFLPYFRNHCVQDSIYQEPWAFGLDAEKIVKKYIELRYAFLPYIYTEFQKTAETGLPLVRPLYTEFKDERDLIQVNDEFMLGENILVAPIVREGQVKRLVRLPKGTWFNYWTKEQLEGGDYIIADAPIDTMPIYIKAGTILPIGSSVQNTKETQSIALEIYLANGTASGYVYNDDGKSYEYQNGGFAKTGLSATLQNGEVQVKATHSGKVNLQLEITTIQVFGEKTNKITRAGI; this is translated from the coding sequence ATGGACGCTTCCACAAGTTTTGCCATTTTACCATCTAATGTAAAAGAAAAAATCGCTTTTCCACACGAAATTAACTGTGTAAAAACGGCGAGTTGGGCGAATAATTGTTTAACAGGTACACTTGATACTGGTTATTTCAGTTGTTATTTTGTAAATGAAAAAATTGCGCGGGTAATCGTAAACCCATTTGGCGAAGCGGATTCGACTGCTTCAATAGCCGCGATTCATGATACAGCGAAACAAGCTGCCGAATTTGATGAAGCAAGTGATTATTATCAGTTACAATTTGCCGATAAACAAATCATCATTTACAAAGACACATTCCAAATCATTATGAAACAAGCAGGAAAAGTCATTTTTCAAACAGAGGGACTGGCAGTTAATCGAAATAAAGAGCATCAAATCTCCATTCAAAGCAGACCGGAAACAGCTATTTTCGGTCTGGGAGAAAAAACTGGTGGATTGAATAAGGCTGGGTCAATTATAAGTATGTGGAATACAGATGTTTATAGCCCGCATAATAAAGACACGGTCGAAATATACCAATCCATTCCGTTTATGATAGCTGATACAGAAGAAACGACATATGGATTATTTTATGACAACTCTTACCGTACCGAATTTGACTTCCAAAGCTATGAAGATAAATACACGATTTTAGCAGAAGGCGGCCAAGCGAATTTTTATGTTGTTTTTGGCGCGGACGTAAAAGAAGTAGTGGCGAGTTATACGGATTTAACAGGAAAAACCCCGCTTCCTCCAAAATGGTCATTAGGTTACCATCAATCAAGATATAGCTATACGTCAGAGGAAGAAGTAGAACGGATTGCCAACACATTTAAAGAAAAAGAAATTCCGCTTGATTGTGTTTTCATGGATATTCACTACATGGATGATTTCCGAGTATTCACGTTTAATCCAGATACATTTCCAAACGGACCAGAACTAATCGCTCGACTTCGGGAAAAAAATATTGATGTGGTTCCAATTGTTGATCCCGGAATAAAAAAAGATGTTAATTATCCTGTTTATCAAGAAGGAATCAAACATAATTATTTCTGTCGTAAGTTAGAAGGCGAAATTTATTATGGCGAAGTTTGGCCAGGTATCAGTGCTTTTCCAGATTTTCTAAGTACAACTGTTCAAAATTGGTGGGGAAACTTGCATAAGTTTTACACAGATTTAGGAATTCGTGGTATTTGGAATGATATGAACGAACCTTCCGTGTTTAATGAAAGTAAAACAATGGACTTAGATGTGGTACATGATTTGGACGGAAAAAACGTAACTCACAAAGAAGCACATAACTTATATGGCTTGTATATGAGTAAGGCGACTTTTGAAGGATTAAAACGGTTAGTGCCAAATGAACGACCATTTTCACTTACTCGGGCAGGTTATGCAGGAGTGCAGCGGTATTCAGCCGTTTGGACAGGAGATAATCGTAGCCACTGGGAGCATTTAGAAATGTCATTACCGATGATTATGAATTTAGGTTTATCCGGAGTTGCCTTCACTGGCGCAGACGTTGGCGGATTTTCCTCTGATTGCACGAAAGAAATGCTGATACGCTGGACACAAGCAGGTGCGTTTTTACCTTATTTTAGAAATCATTGCGTACAAGATAGTATTTATCAAGAACCATGGGCATTTGGATTAGACGCGGAGAAAATTGTGAAGAAATATATTGAACTTCGCTATGCCTTTTTACCATACATCTACACAGAATTTCAAAAAACAGCGGAAACAGGGCTGCCACTAGTACGACCACTATATACCGAATTTAAAGATGAACGAGACTTAATTCAAGTAAATGACGAGTTTATGCTTGGTGAAAATATTCTTGTGGCTCCGATTGTGCGAGAAGGTCAGGTAAAACGCCTTGTTCGCTTACCAAAAGGAACATGGTTTAACTACTGGACAAAAGAACAATTAGAAGGCGGCGACTACATTATCGCTGACGCACCAATTGATACCATGCCGATTTACATTAAAGCAGGAACAATTTTACCGATTGGAAGTAGCGTTCAAAATACAAAAGAAACCCAAAGTATTGCACTTGAAATCTATTTAGCAAATGGCACGGCATCAGGATACGTGTATAATGATGATGGTAAAAGTTATGAATACCAAAATGGTGGATTCGCCAAAACTGGACTATCAGCTACCTTGCAAAACGGCGAAGTGCAAGTAAAAGCAACTCACAGCGGTAAAGTAAATCTACAGCTAGAAATTACTACAATTCAAGTTTTTGGCGAAAAAACAAACAAAATTACAAGGGCGGGAATCTAA
- a CDS encoding TIM-barrel domain-containing protein, with the protein MSKFTKLMQGYLHLIEGKNEKIKPILVETKPDLANDSVLEIASWLWLSSKINYFNKIEVEPVIAFLVANWDRPEKSVWGSPEKDIYLATISSVYSALLDVKNTFPKPELQQTITTIRDYCFNNLLKGDSILTGLSTRKVSTDQLLSVLPFGLFSPEDLVMVAAVGKMEQQLVQDDGVLPYSGAPTVSSLATAMMALYFLEKSDQDKALHYLNMAMTLEDNDKLGETFIEINQVFRSMESEVAAHILHNPFGNENRYEKQLTERTPHYPETEMHFSAACEVISEEAAIQVELILKEKGWTILCEKKEKNGVQIWEALVPPLEEVGEYTYYFQATLKNQETLVSEDYLVEPIWKHWSEEAAVCETEEGLMVLFKENPSSILPVEFVMNEEELVVRMRPTFDAKDVKTKSTGRVKKADLEIVISNNPVRMEVHYKNNLILESHKIYPALQWYTDKTGIINKVKLHLDAPKEEEYYGFGERYNALGQRGNVLDCFVYNQYRDQGTRTYIPMPFYHTNRDYSVFVDTARYTSFDLGNQLADKHTITVEINGCDTDICLLLGDIPSAVASYMEKTGKPAMIPVWALGPWMSSNNWDRESIVRTEVETTQELQIPSTVVVLEQWSDEATYYMFNDAEYAEKDPSEAYHYDEIKFPSWGRWPNPKEMVNYVHENNMKLILWQIPIQKYLNRQQHPLKDREEAYMIEKGYVVKNSDGTPYRIPENWFTESLIMDFSNKEGKKWWFDKRQYLIDIGVDGFKTDGGEFVFGEGLQFADGRHGDEMRNLYPNDYIEAYYDFAQQNDGMTFSRAGYTGAQRFPAHWAGDERSTFDAFRRSLIAGLSAGFSGIPFWSFDFAGFNGDIPTAELFIRSAQMATFCPIMQYHAESKGEFNQDRTPWNIASRTGDDTVIPIYRHFANVRMNILPYIYNEARKCVETGLPMMRALLLDYKEDPRVSDMYDQYLFGEAMLIAPVIEDGVRSREVYLPEGTWYDFWTGIKVNGPTLRKCKAEKEEIPVFIRGGKAILCNVDSSLQLGSWVGNTVEKYATPLLKVYLDEDFTEEIMDHLLEKWLVEVTEHAEEIVVSVQTNTPNYEVEVIGATKKVQIKKGR; encoded by the coding sequence ATGTCTAAATTCACAAAATTAATGCAGGGTTACTTACATTTAATAGAAGGAAAAAATGAAAAAATTAAGCCGATTCTTGTAGAAACAAAGCCTGATCTAGCAAATGATTCCGTACTTGAAATAGCCTCATGGTTATGGCTAAGTAGTAAAATTAATTATTTTAACAAAATAGAAGTAGAACCAGTGATAGCATTTTTGGTAGCAAATTGGGATCGCCCAGAAAAATCAGTTTGGGGTTCTCCAGAAAAAGATATCTATTTAGCAACGATTTCTAGTGTCTACTCTGCTTTGTTAGATGTGAAAAATACTTTCCCTAAACCTGAACTACAACAGACGATTACAACTATTCGCGATTATTGTTTTAATAATTTGCTCAAAGGCGATAGCATTCTAACTGGATTAAGTACTCGAAAAGTTTCTACAGATCAATTACTATCTGTGCTTCCATTTGGCCTTTTTTCACCAGAAGATTTAGTAATGGTCGCTGCAGTGGGTAAAATGGAGCAACAATTAGTACAGGATGACGGTGTTTTGCCTTATTCAGGTGCACCGACAGTTAGTTCTCTTGCAACAGCAATGATGGCTCTTTACTTCTTGGAAAAAAGTGACCAAGATAAAGCGCTACATTACTTAAATATGGCGATGACTCTAGAAGATAATGATAAACTTGGTGAAACTTTCATTGAAATAAATCAAGTGTTCCGTTCGATGGAAAGCGAAGTTGCTGCACACATTTTACATAATCCATTTGGTAATGAAAATCGTTATGAGAAGCAACTTACGGAACGAACGCCGCATTATCCAGAGACAGAAATGCATTTTTCGGCTGCATGTGAAGTGATTTCGGAAGAAGCGGCTATCCAAGTGGAGCTAATTTTAAAAGAAAAAGGCTGGACAATTTTGTGTGAAAAGAAAGAGAAAAATGGTGTGCAAATTTGGGAAGCGCTCGTTCCACCGTTAGAAGAAGTTGGTGAATATACGTATTACTTCCAAGCTACTTTAAAGAACCAAGAAACTTTGGTGTCAGAAGATTATTTAGTGGAACCGATTTGGAAACATTGGTCAGAAGAAGCTGCTGTTTGTGAAACTGAGGAAGGTCTAATGGTGCTGTTTAAGGAAAATCCATCAAGCATATTGCCAGTTGAGTTTGTGATGAACGAGGAAGAGCTTGTTGTACGAATGAGACCGACATTTGACGCGAAAGATGTAAAAACCAAATCCACAGGACGAGTGAAAAAAGCGGATTTAGAGATTGTCATTTCGAATAATCCTGTACGAATGGAAGTTCATTATAAAAATAATTTAATTTTAGAATCGCATAAAATTTATCCAGCGCTTCAATGGTATACTGATAAAACAGGGATAATCAACAAGGTTAAACTTCATTTAGATGCACCTAAAGAAGAAGAGTATTATGGATTTGGAGAAAGATATAATGCACTTGGTCAACGTGGAAATGTGCTTGATTGCTTTGTTTATAACCAATACCGCGATCAAGGAACAAGAACTTATATTCCAATGCCGTTTTACCACACAAACCGTGATTACAGTGTTTTTGTAGATACAGCTCGTTACACTAGTTTTGATTTAGGGAACCAATTAGCCGATAAACATACTATTACTGTCGAAATAAACGGTTGTGATACAGATATTTGCTTGTTACTCGGAGATATTCCAAGTGCAGTTGCAAGTTATATGGAGAAAACTGGCAAACCGGCGATGATACCAGTTTGGGCGCTTGGTCCCTGGATGTCTAGTAACAACTGGGACCGTGAATCCATTGTGCGAACCGAAGTGGAAACTACCCAAGAATTACAAATACCATCTACGGTTGTTGTATTAGAGCAATGGAGCGATGAAGCAACTTATTATATGTTTAATGACGCGGAATATGCTGAAAAAGACCCTTCTGAAGCATACCATTACGATGAAATTAAATTCCCATCATGGGGAAGATGGCCGAATCCAAAGGAAATGGTTAATTATGTTCATGAAAATAATATGAAATTGATTCTATGGCAAATCCCCATCCAAAAATATCTCAATCGCCAGCAACATCCACTAAAAGACCGGGAAGAAGCTTACATGATTGAAAAAGGCTATGTGGTGAAAAATTCAGATGGAACCCCATATCGTATCCCGGAAAATTGGTTTACAGAAAGTTTAATCATGGATTTTTCGAATAAAGAAGGAAAAAAATGGTGGTTTGATAAGCGCCAATACTTAATTGATATCGGTGTAGATGGCTTTAAAACAGACGGCGGTGAATTTGTCTTTGGTGAAGGATTACAATTTGCTGATGGTAGACACGGTGACGAAATGAGAAATCTCTATCCTAATGATTATATTGAAGCTTATTATGATTTTGCACAACAAAATGATGGTATGACGTTTAGTCGTGCTGGATATACTGGTGCACAACGCTTCCCAGCTCACTGGGCGGGTGACGAGCGATCTACATTCGATGCGTTTAGAAGATCCTTAATTGCAGGATTATCAGCAGGATTTTCGGGTATTCCGTTTTGGAGTTTTGATTTTGCTGGATTTAATGGTGACATTCCGACAGCCGAATTATTTATCCGTTCAGCACAAATGGCTACATTTTGCCCAATTATGCAGTATCATGCTGAAAGTAAGGGGGAATTCAATCAAGATCGTACCCCATGGAACATTGCATCAAGAACTGGTGATGATACAGTAATCCCTATTTACCGCCATTTTGCCAATGTACGAATGAATATTTTGCCTTACATTTATAATGAAGCGCGTAAATGTGTCGAAACTGGTTTACCAATGATGCGTGCCCTTTTGCTTGATTATAAAGAAGACCCACGTGTGTCAGATATGTACGATCAATATCTATTTGGTGAAGCGATGCTGATTGCCCCAGTTATTGAAGACGGCGTTCGTTCTCGTGAAGTCTATTTACCAGAAGGGACTTGGTATGACTTCTGGACAGGAATCAAGGTGAATGGACCGACACTACGTAAATGCAAAGCCGAAAAAGAAGAAATTCCTGTATTCATCCGTGGTGGAAAAGCAATCCTTTGTAATGTCGATAGCTCATTACAACTTGGCTCTTGGGTTGGAAATACCGTTGAAAAATACGCAACACCACTGTTAAAAGTCTATTTAGATGAAGATTTCACAGAAGAAATCATGGACCATTTATTAGAGAAATGGTTAGTCGAAGTAACAGAACATGCTGAGGAAATAGTTGTTTCCGTACAAACCAATACACCAAATTATGAAGTTGAAGTGATTGGCGCAACGAAAAAAGTACAAATAAAGAAAGGAAGATAA
- a CDS encoding ABC transporter substrate-binding protein, with protein MKKGLLLLMVVVLSVFGLSACGGSSGDGDKTEITYYQFSAPADGKALDEMVKEFEKQNPDIKVKVQTIAYNDYFTKLQTQIAGGDAPDAFELNYETFVQYAEKGVLADLTNYIKEDKDFDPSTLNKQAYDAFKYEDKQYGMVESFSNVVTIYNKDLFDKAGVDYPTADWTWKDEQAAAEKLTDAKNKVWGTSQPVTMNEFYKVAAQNGGSIFNEDMTATTINSPENVEALTHLTSEVTDSKVAPSPSDLSGQLPEDLFMNGQIAMLHTGIWLFDMFQDAPFKWDVQIEAGNTQKATHFFANGIGVSKDSDKKEAAFKFASFMSANEEAAKIRIKNNWELPATENKEILQPYLDATPPDNREAVFESLQYMVLPPVVKDWNKISDYTNSEFEKVLNGDSTPEKALKNSEKNINETMGFK; from the coding sequence ATGAAAAAAGGTTTATTATTATTAATGGTTGTTGTACTGTCCGTATTTGGTCTCTCGGCATGTGGTGGAAGTAGCGGTGATGGGGATAAAACAGAAATTACGTATTATCAATTCTCTGCTCCTGCTGATGGAAAAGCGCTAGATGAAATGGTTAAAGAATTTGAAAAGCAAAATCCTGATATCAAAGTAAAAGTGCAAACAATCGCTTATAATGATTATTTCACAAAACTTCAAACACAAATTGCTGGTGGAGACGCGCCAGATGCCTTTGAACTTAACTACGAAACATTTGTTCAATACGCTGAAAAAGGTGTACTTGCGGACTTAACAAACTATATCAAGGAAGATAAAGATTTTGATCCATCCACATTAAACAAACAAGCATACGATGCCTTCAAATATGAAGATAAACAATACGGCATGGTAGAAAGTTTCTCCAATGTAGTAACAATTTATAATAAAGACCTTTTTGATAAAGCTGGCGTTGATTATCCAACAGCTGACTGGACTTGGAAAGACGAACAGGCAGCAGCAGAAAAATTAACGGATGCTAAAAATAAAGTTTGGGGAACTTCCCAACCAGTAACAATGAATGAATTTTACAAAGTAGCGGCACAAAATGGTGGTTCGATTTTCAATGAAGATATGACAGCTACAACGATTAACAGCCCTGAAAATGTAGAAGCGCTAACACATTTAACAAGTGAAGTGACAGATTCAAAAGTGGCACCATCACCATCTGATTTATCTGGTCAATTACCAGAAGACTTATTCATGAATGGTCAAATCGCTATGCTCCATACAGGTATTTGGTTATTCGATATGTTCCAAGATGCACCATTTAAATGGGATGTGCAAATCGAAGCGGGAAATACACAAAAAGCAACTCACTTCTTCGCTAACGGTATTGGCGTTTCAAAAGACTCAGATAAAAAAGAAGCAGCATTTAAATTTGCATCATTCATGAGTGCGAATGAAGAAGCTGCGAAAATCAGAATTAAAAATAACTGGGAACTTCCAGCAACTGAAAACAAAGAGATTTTGCAACCATATTTAGATGCAACTCCTCCAGATAATAGAGAAGCGGTATTTGAATCCTTACAATATATGGTATTGCCTCCAGTTGTGAAAGATTGGAACAAAATCAGTGATTATACCAATTCAGAATTCGAAAAAGTACTAAATGGCGATTCGACTCCAGAAAAAGCACTGAAAAACAGTGAAAAAAATATTAACGAAACAATGGGTTTTAAATAA
- a CDS encoding ROK family transcriptional regulator codes for MDILRKGNKDLIKDINRYTVLNLIREKGEITRTEIAKKCDFGMSTLTYILDDLQQEGIILEGAETSSTGGRRAKLVRFNKDYGFVVSVKVEEEQLLFALTDLNAKIIENSSIPFSAEKKPEEAINLIAENVKKMCKNGNMKHLLGVGIAISGLVNRKKGIVIRSTMLGWENVALESMLNIHFPNIPVYVDKNINCYTLAELWLGEGKHSNNFATVSVGAGLGLSVVINRQIYYGSQGGAGEFGHTTIQPGGYKCHCGQKGCLEMYASEFYFRNRGEELKEAYPTSELNDFHFDSVAKSARTGDALATELMGKMGEYLGYGIRNIINTFNPEKVIIVGEGLHHRDLFLTKIDEIASQNFFSGAGFETEITTTSLEDPAWLQGAALLVIHQLFQVPIYEEEQTLLR; via the coding sequence ATGGATATCTTAAGAAAAGGGAATAAGGATTTAATTAAAGATATAAACCGCTACACTGTACTTAATTTGATTCGTGAAAAAGGAGAAATTACTCGGACAGAAATTGCCAAAAAATGCGATTTTGGGATGTCTACGCTAACGTATATTTTAGATGACCTGCAACAAGAAGGCATCATTTTAGAAGGTGCAGAAACATCCTCTACTGGTGGCAGACGTGCCAAACTAGTTAGATTTAATAAAGATTATGGATTTGTTGTTAGTGTGAAAGTGGAAGAGGAACAACTTCTTTTTGCGTTAACAGACTTAAACGCTAAAATTATCGAAAATAGCTCAATCCCATTTTCAGCTGAGAAAAAACCAGAAGAAGCAATTAATTTAATTGCCGAAAATGTGAAGAAGATGTGCAAAAATGGAAATATGAAACATTTACTTGGTGTTGGAATTGCGATTTCTGGTCTTGTAAACCGTAAAAAAGGAATTGTTATTCGTTCCACCATGCTAGGTTGGGAAAATGTGGCATTAGAATCAATGTTAAACATCCACTTCCCCAATATTCCGGTGTATGTCGATAAAAATATAAATTGCTATACGCTCGCAGAATTATGGTTAGGTGAAGGCAAACATTCGAATAACTTTGCAACAGTTTCAGTAGGAGCAGGCCTCGGTTTGTCTGTTGTAATCAATCGCCAAATTTATTATGGATCTCAAGGCGGCGCAGGGGAATTTGGTCACACAACTATTCAACCAGGTGGATATAAGTGTCATTGTGGACAAAAAGGTTGCTTAGAAATGTATGCATCTGAATTTTACTTCCGAAATCGTGGAGAGGAACTTAAGGAAGCTTATCCAACATCTGAATTAAATGACTTTCATTTTGATAGTGTAGCCAAAAGCGCAAGAACAGGCGATGCGTTGGCAACAGAATTAATGGGGAAAATGGGTGAATATTTAGGATACGGAATCCGTAATATCATTAATACCTTTAATCCAGAAAAAGTTATTATTGTTGGAGAAGGCTTGCACCATCGCGACTTATTCTTAACGAAAATCGACGAAATTGCATCACAAAACTTTTTTTCAGGGGCTGGCTTCGAAACGGAAATTACGACAACTTCTTTAGAGGATCCTGCATGGTTGCAAGGTGCGGCTTTACTAGTCATCCACCAATTGTTTCAAGTGCCAATCTATGAAGAAGAACAAACATTACTACGTTAA
- a CDS encoding carbohydrate ABC transporter permease, with the protein MKTEKSGSPKWQLFKNILTYVIICLGGIIMIMPFIWMISTAFKTGAANMTLPPQFIPEDPTTANFTQVFEMFPMFRFLINSVVVAVVTTLGQMLFCSMAAYAFARIPFWGRDKLFLLYLATMMVPAQVTMIPQFILMKQFGWLDSYAGLIVPALFSVFGTFLLRQAFMGIPKELEEAAFMDGANHFTIFRKVILPLAKPTFATLGILTFMQSWNSYLWPLIVTSSQEMATLPLGLSLLQGRYGTNYGLMMAGVLISVIPILAVYLFAQKYFIQGMAMSGMKE; encoded by the coding sequence ATGAAAACAGAAAAAAGTGGTTCACCAAAATGGCAACTATTTAAAAATATTTTAACTTATGTCATTATCTGCCTTGGTGGAATAATTATGATTATGCCATTTATCTGGATGATCTCGACCGCATTCAAGACAGGTGCAGCAAACATGACATTACCACCACAATTTATTCCTGAAGACCCAACAACGGCGAACTTCACTCAAGTATTTGAAATGTTCCCAATGTTCAGGTTCCTAATTAACTCTGTAGTTGTTGCGGTTGTAACGACACTAGGACAGATGTTGTTTTGTTCGATGGCTGCTTACGCTTTCGCTCGTATCCCGTTCTGGGGCAGAGACAAATTATTTTTACTTTATCTTGCAACAATGATGGTACCAGCCCAAGTAACCATGATTCCTCAATTTATTTTGATGAAACAGTTTGGCTGGTTAGATTCTTATGCAGGACTTATCGTACCAGCACTATTTAGCGTATTTGGAACATTTCTATTACGCCAAGCCTTCATGGGTATTCCGAAAGAACTTGAGGAAGCGGCATTCATGGATGGAGCTAATCACTTTACGATTTTCCGTAAAGTTATTTTACCACTTGCGAAACCAACCTTTGCCACACTAGGGATTTTGACATTTATGCAGTCTTGGAACAGTTATTTATGGCCATTAATCGTCACAAGCTCACAAGAAATGGCTACTCTACCTTTAGGATTATCACTTTTACAAGGTAGATATGGAACGAATTACGGTTTGATGATGGCGGGTGTACTTATTAGTGTAATCCCGATTCTAGCAGTGTACCTTTTTGCTCAAAAATATTTCATTCAAGGAATGGCAATGAGCGGAATGAAAGAATAA